A portion of the Lathamus discolor isolate bLatDis1 chromosome 5, bLatDis1.hap1, whole genome shotgun sequence genome contains these proteins:
- the MTARC2 gene encoding mitochondrial amidoxime reducing component 2: protein MSGARSALGLPVRAARPGWLWGAAAALLGLSALVGAWRWVGGLRRAAGRRRRLQRVGTVLSIFVYPVKSCRGMAVREAQVTPMGLRSGELRDRFWLVTKEDGHMVTARQEPRLVLISVSSEDGHLTLKAPEMKKLRLPVKLPRKNRVMNCRVFGLDIQGRDCGDEVAQWITTFLNSQPYRLVHFEPSMVPRKSKDIINLFRTTDEVAYPDCSPVLVISEASLEDLNAKLEKKVKIQNFRPNIFVTDCSAFEEDTWEDVLIGDVEMKGTVCCARCILTTVNPDTGVLDRKEPLETLKSYRLCDPSERHIYKSSPLFGRYFAVDKTGTIQVGDPVYKMVQ from the exons ATGAGCGGGGCGAGGAGCGCGCTGGGCCTGCCTGTGCGGGCAGCGCGGCCGGGCTGGCTGTGGGGGGCTGCGGCGgcgctgctggggctgagcgCCCTGGTCGGGGCATGGCGCTGGGTCGGTGGGCTGAGGCGAGCGGCGGGGCGCCGCCGGCGCCTGCAGCGCGTGGGGACGGTGCTGAGCATTTTCGTGTACCCGGTGAAGTCGTGCCGGGGGATGGCGGTGCGGGAGGCGCAGGTGACGCCGATGGGGCTGCGGAGCGGCGAGCTGCGGGACAG GTTTTGGCTTGTGACCAAGGAGGATGGGCACATGGTTACAGCTCGGCAGGAGCCCCGGCTCGTCCTCATTTCTGTCAGCTCTGAGGATGGGCACTTGACCTTGAAGGCACCAGAAATGAAGAAGCTGCGCTTGCCTGTGAAGCTGCCCAGGAAGAACCGTGTGATGAACTGCAG GGTGTTTGGACTGGATATCCAAGGCAGGGACTGTGGAGATGAAGTGGCTCAGTGGATCACCACTTTCCTGAATTCACAGCCGTATCGCCTGGTGCACTTTGAGCCCTCCATGGTGCCAAGAAAGTCAAAAGACATAATAAATCTTTTCCGAACTACAGATGAG GTTGCCTATCCTGACTGTAGCCCAGTCTTGGTCATCTCAGAAGCTTCATTGGAAGATTTAAATGccaagctggagaagaaagtgAAGATACAGAACTTCAGGCCAAATATTTTTGTGACGGATTGCAGTGCTTTTGAGGAG GACACCTGGGAGGATGTTCTTATTGGCGATGTGGAAATGAAAGGGACAGTGTGTTGTGCCAG GTGTATTTTAACAACAGTTAACCCAGATACTGGGGTGCTGGACAGGAAGGAGCCCTTGGAAACATTGAAAAG TTACCGCTTATGTGATCCATCTGAGCGACACATCTACAAATCCAGCCCTCTCTTTGGGAGATACTTTGCTGTTGACAAAACTGGAACGATTCAAGTTGGAGACCCTGTGTACAAGATGGTCCAGTAA
- the PFN3 gene encoding profilin-3: MDYWKQYINIILEDRIVEDVAIVGLSDNKCVWAAKPGGLLAAISPQEVGLITGQDRKMFLLTGITIAGKKCSVIRDNLLVDEDNVMDVRSKGNDSRSICIGKTPRALIFLMGKKGVHERALNQKVHDMIVGMKV, from the coding sequence ATGGATTACTGGAAGCAATATATCAACATCATCCTGGAGGACAGGATTGTTGAGGATGTGGCTATTGTGGGCCTCTCTGACAACAAGTGCGTTTGGGCAGCCAAGCCAGGAGGACTCCTTGCAGCCATCTCACCTCAAGAAGTGGGCTTGATCACAGGCCAGGATCGGAAGATGTTCCTGCTAACGGGAATCACCATAGCTGGCAAAAAGTGCAGTGTGATTCGTGACAACCTGCTGGTGGATGAAGACAATGTGATGGATGTCAGAAGCAAAGGCAATGACAGCAGGTCCATCTGTATTGGCAAGACCCCCAGAGCCCTGATCTTCCTCATGGGCAAGAAGGGAGTCCACGAAAGAGCCCTCAACCAGAAGGTCCATGATATGATTGTGGGCATGAAAGTGTGA
- the C5H1orf115 gene encoding required for drug-induced death protein 1 — translation MCRGHPPAPHVGTTLPLEQAAPGPRFPRRPSRRLSGSRYPRALRGFARLFPQPSRPGEGAAAASGHTCGGGSAGRRRGGSTMTVGARLGDKARSRFSRRGTGDDQVSILPGGEEEAAGSGAAAPEEDEEEEEEEEGAGRRKVRFALLPDSYEPLRPPRAPGKRHYGKRLKKYGKNVSKALQKGCRYLVVGLQGLASAYSAPFGVAAQVASFVR, via the exons ATGTGCAGGGGCCATCCGCCTGCCCCCCATGTGGGCACAACACTTCCCCTTGAGCAGGCAGCCCCGGGTCCACGCTTCCCCCGCCGTCCCTCGCGGCGGCTCTCAGGTTCCCGGTATCCACGGGCACTGCGGGGATTTGCTCGCCTCTTCCCGCAGCCGTCCCGCCCCGGGGAGGGGGCAGCGGCCGCCTCCGGCCACACCTGCGGCGGGGGAAGCGCTGGGCGCAGACGGGGCGGCAGCACCATGACGGTGGGAGCGCGGCTGGGCGACAAAGCGCGGAGCCGCTTCTCTCGCCGCGGCACCGGCGACGACCAGGTCAGCATCCTGCCCGGTGGCGAGGAGGAGGCTGCggggagcggcgcggcggcCCCCGAGGaggacgaggaggaggaggaggaggaggaaggcgcTGGCCGCAGGAAGGTGCGCTTCGCCCTCCTGCCTGATTCCTACGAGCCGCTGCGGCCGCCGCGGGCCCCCGGCAAGCGGCACTACGGGAAGCGGCTCAAGAAGTACGGCAAG AACGTCAGCAAAGCTCTGCAGAAGGGATGCCGCTACTTGGTGGTCGGCCTGCAAGGATTAGCATCGGCTTATTCTGCTCCCTTTGGAGTGGCAGCTCAAGTGGCATCCTTCGTCCGCTAA